A genomic segment from Micromonospora echinaurantiaca encodes:
- a CDS encoding DUF2630 family protein has product MGMDDKTILNRISELVDEEHRLRADAQANETGTDDAARERLRELEESLDQCWDLLRRRRAARQTHGDPDAQGVRPKPEVERYLQ; this is encoded by the coding sequence ATGGGCATGGACGACAAGACCATCCTGAACCGGATCTCCGAGCTGGTCGACGAGGAGCACCGGCTGCGCGCGGACGCGCAGGCCAACGAGACGGGCACCGACGACGCGGCCCGCGAGCGGCTGCGCGAGCTGGAGGAGTCCCTCGACCAGTGCTGGGACCTGCTGCGCCGCCGGCGGGCCGCCCGGCAGACCCACGGCGACCCGGACGCCCAGGGCGTACGGCCCAAGCCGGAGGTCGAGCGCTACCTCCAGTGA
- a CDS encoding GNAT family N-acetyltransferase has protein sequence MTVTVRPGGPDDAERVAALLRAAGPLIATPELVRWQLTGAPAAERFGLLVAEADDGLAGVARTGLLPESGKPGWGFVNLVVHPRERGRGVGGALLAAAEARLAGLGVRRAYARVVDEAAAVTFAERHGYRRGRRSLLLGLDLAAAVLPEPSPLAAPVRLSTAADLGDPRPLYEADLDAARDEPGDVGMVEISYADWRAAYWERPDLDRELTTVAVVDGAVVAFSVALTDGRDRYQSGMTGTRRDWRGRGLARAVKDASLRAARAAGHRTALTVNDAGNEAMLALNRWHGYRPIAAEYRYLRDLRP, from the coding sequence ATGACCGTCACCGTCCGCCCCGGCGGCCCCGACGACGCGGAGCGGGTCGCCGCGCTGCTGCGGGCGGCCGGCCCGCTGATCGCCACCCCGGAACTGGTCCGCTGGCAGTTGACCGGGGCGCCGGCGGCGGAACGCTTCGGGCTGCTGGTCGCCGAGGCCGACGACGGGCTGGCCGGGGTGGCCCGCACCGGGCTGCTGCCCGAGAGCGGGAAGCCCGGCTGGGGCTTCGTCAACCTGGTCGTGCATCCCCGGGAGCGGGGCCGCGGCGTGGGCGGGGCGCTGCTCGCCGCCGCCGAGGCGCGGCTCGCCGGGCTGGGCGTGCGGCGGGCGTACGCCCGGGTGGTGGACGAGGCGGCGGCGGTGACCTTCGCCGAGCGGCACGGCTACCGGCGCGGGCGGCGCTCGCTGCTGCTCGGCCTGGACCTGGCGGCCGCGGTGCTGCCCGAGCCCTCGCCGCTGGCGGCGCCGGTGCGGCTCAGCACGGCCGCCGACCTCGGCGACCCGCGCCCGCTCTACGAGGCGGACCTGGACGCCGCCCGGGACGAGCCCGGCGACGTCGGCATGGTGGAGATCAGCTACGCCGACTGGCGGGCGGCGTACTGGGAACGGCCGGACCTGGACCGGGAGCTGACCACGGTGGCGGTCGTGGACGGCGCGGTGGTCGCGTTCAGCGTGGCGCTGACCGACGGCCGGGACCGGTACCAGTCGGGGATGACCGGGACCCGCCGCGACTGGCGCGGCCGGGGGCTGGCCCGGGCGGTCAAGGACGCCTCGTTGCGGGCGGCCCGGGCCGCCGGCCACCGGACCGCCCTGACCGTCAACGACGCCGGCAACGAGGCCATGCTGGCGCTCAACCGGTGGCACGGCTACCGGCCGATCGCGGCCGAGTACCGCTACCTGCGGGATCTGCGCCCCTGA
- a CDS encoding carbon-nitrogen hydrolase family protein: MTPPPTPIALPTAPLTVAAVQAGPDPGDVAGNAATAGRLVRRAADRGARVAVLPELFLPAYHPPVLAADPAGTDVAADPAADVDDPRLDPLRAAARDGGTVVVVGAAVRHPDGRRTISSLVVDRTGAVRVGYDKQQLWGDERELFVPGGRGATLLVDGWRFGLGICYDGCFPEHGRAAAADGAHGYLCPSGYLTGSEHRRDLYYAARALDNTMYVVFANSVGGEPPWRFNGGAAVYDPEGRPLARGADTGEDVLVATLDPAALAATRAAHSMLVDRLPHQGAARAVLTA, translated from the coding sequence GTGACGCCACCCCCCACCCCCATCGCACTGCCCACCGCGCCGCTGACCGTGGCGGCCGTCCAGGCCGGACCCGACCCCGGCGACGTGGCCGGCAACGCGGCGACCGCCGGCCGGCTGGTCCGTCGGGCGGCCGACCGGGGTGCCCGGGTGGCGGTGCTGCCGGAGCTCTTCCTGCCCGCGTACCACCCGCCGGTGCTGGCGGCCGATCCGGCCGGCACCGACGTCGCCGCCGATCCGGCGGCGGACGTCGACGACCCGCGGCTGGACCCGCTGCGGGCCGCCGCCCGCGACGGCGGCACCGTGGTGGTGGTCGGCGCGGCGGTCCGCCACCCGGACGGCCGCCGGACCATCTCCTCGCTCGTCGTCGACCGCACCGGCGCGGTCCGGGTCGGGTACGACAAGCAGCAGCTCTGGGGCGACGAGCGGGAGCTGTTCGTGCCCGGCGGGCGCGGCGCCACCCTGCTGGTCGACGGCTGGCGGTTCGGTCTCGGCATCTGCTACGACGGCTGCTTCCCGGAGCACGGCCGGGCCGCCGCGGCCGACGGGGCGCACGGCTACCTCTGCCCGAGCGGCTACCTGACCGGCTCGGAGCACCGCCGCGACCTCTACTACGCGGCGCGCGCCCTGGACAACACCATGTACGTGGTCTTCGCCAACTCGGTTGGCGGTGAACCGCCGTGGCGGTTCAACGGCGGCGCGGCCGTCTACGACCCGGAGGGTCGCCCGCTGGCGCGCGGCGCGGACACCGGCGAGGACGTGCTGGTCGCGACGCTCGACCCGGCCGCCCTGGCGGCCACCCGGGCGGCCCACTCCATGCTGGTCGACCGCCTTCCGCACCAGGGAGCGGCCCGTGCGGTGCTCACCGCCTGA
- a CDS encoding TetR/AcrR family transcriptional regulator, whose protein sequence is MPRVSQDQLDARRQEILAAARACFARHGYEGATVRRLEEATRLSRGAIFHHFRDKDSLFLAVAEDDAAVMVETVARNGLVQVMRDLLAGAVSPDTTGWLGSQLEVSRRLRTDPAFAKRWAERSAAIAEATRERLARQREAGVLRDDVPIDVLAQFLELAYDGLVLHLAMGRPAGDLGRVLDLVEEAVRRR, encoded by the coding sequence GTGCCCAGAGTAAGTCAGGACCAGCTCGACGCGCGCCGGCAGGAGATCCTTGCCGCCGCGCGGGCGTGTTTCGCCCGGCACGGCTACGAGGGCGCCACCGTGCGCCGGCTGGAGGAGGCCACCCGGCTGTCCCGGGGCGCGATCTTCCACCACTTCCGGGACAAGGACTCGCTCTTCCTCGCCGTCGCCGAGGACGACGCCGCGGTGATGGTCGAGACGGTGGCCCGCAACGGTCTGGTCCAGGTGATGCGGGACCTGCTCGCCGGGGCGGTCTCCCCGGACACCACCGGCTGGCTCGGCAGCCAACTGGAGGTGTCCCGGCGGCTGCGTACCGACCCGGCGTTCGCCAAGCGGTGGGCCGAGCGGTCGGCCGCCATCGCCGAGGCGACCCGCGAGCGGCTGGCCCGGCAGCGGGAGGCGGGCGTCCTGCGCGACGACGTCCCGATCGACGTGCTGGCCCAGTTCCTGGAACTCGCCTACGACGGGCTGGTGCTGCACCTGGCCATGGGCCGCCCGGCCGGTGACCTCGGCCGGGTGCTGGACCTGGTCGAGGAGGCGGTCCGCCGGCGCTGA
- a CDS encoding sensor histidine kinase translates to MGSRSSNLRTKVVALLASLVALWSFTAWVTIRDGVNLLGVQALDSKVFNPTEPLLLQLQLERRTSVTFLGRPDDGQRAALAEVRQRTDQLAAEFTESIDSWQVAALGSDTLDQRLDELVGGLDELAATRTAVDDKSIDRAEAGGAFTELIESIYRVYDALGNLDDEQAAEDTAALIGLNRARELLSQEDALLAGVLAAGRITPAERAQFTRIVGARQFTANQSIVRLPAADQRRYDQMSTGETFRRLADLENQVMQSDAGTRPPVEAAQWNDTTAPALTEIGDVVLAGGDDIVDRATPIAIGVIVRLVLAAGLGLLAVVASIIVSITTARALVRQLERLREAAFRLANERLPSVVERLGHGEEVDVAKEAPPLQFGDDEIGQVGKAFNAVQETAIRTAVEQAELRRNVREVFLSLARRTQALVHRQLTLLDAMERREQDAEELEDLFRVDHLATRMRRNAENLIVLSGSTPGRAWRRNVPMVDVVRGAVAEVEDYTRVNVLPLGPVSLTGRAVGDVIHLLAELIENGLSFSPPHTTVEVRGQMVANGFAIEIEDRGLGMSEEDLAAANHRIVDQSDLNLANAARLGLYVVSRLTERHGIRVQLKESAYGGTTAVVLIPADLVTADDSDPSTSGGFPAGAPAPTAAPAAAAPAAPAAEQPSAPLAVPVALAEPPVVAEPVEPVEPAPVATAGADGADGESGSDGGADGALPTRTRGRSLPAGEDPLPTRARRWSEQAALDGPTFPTGLPMAAARSDVDVTPTGAPAGPAPAGDAAPATDGRPDAAAGQPQPARTDSGLPVRVRQANIVPELRDESAAPDDDEDVVRPPEQVRRMMSSYQTGTRRGRTDAARLLGGPGARPDSGPDPDEQQAT, encoded by the coding sequence ATGGGTTCCCGCAGTTCGAATCTGCGTACCAAGGTTGTCGCCCTGCTCGCCTCGCTGGTCGCGCTCTGGAGCTTCACCGCCTGGGTGACCATCCGGGACGGCGTGAACCTGCTCGGCGTGCAGGCGCTGGACAGCAAGGTCTTCAACCCCACCGAGCCGCTGCTGCTGCAGTTGCAGCTGGAACGCCGGACGTCGGTGACCTTCCTCGGGCGTCCCGACGACGGCCAGCGGGCGGCCCTGGCCGAGGTGCGGCAGCGCACCGACCAACTCGCCGCCGAGTTCACCGAGTCGATCGACAGCTGGCAGGTCGCCGCGCTCGGCAGCGACACGCTCGACCAGCGGCTCGACGAACTGGTCGGCGGCCTCGACGAGCTGGCGGCCACCCGTACCGCGGTCGACGACAAGAGCATCGACCGGGCCGAGGCCGGTGGCGCGTTCACCGAGCTGATCGAGTCGATCTACCGGGTCTACGACGCGCTCGGCAACCTCGACGACGAGCAGGCCGCCGAGGACACCGCCGCGCTGATCGGCCTCAACCGGGCCCGGGAACTGCTGTCCCAGGAGGACGCCCTGCTCGCCGGCGTGCTGGCGGCCGGTCGGATCACCCCCGCGGAGCGGGCGCAGTTCACCCGGATCGTCGGCGCCCGGCAGTTCACCGCCAACCAGTCGATCGTCCGGCTGCCCGCGGCCGACCAGCGTCGCTACGACCAGATGTCCACCGGCGAAACCTTCCGCCGGCTGGCCGACCTGGAGAACCAGGTCATGCAGAGCGACGCCGGCACCCGGCCCCCGGTCGAGGCGGCGCAGTGGAACGACACCACCGCTCCGGCGCTGACCGAGATCGGCGACGTGGTGCTCGCCGGTGGCGACGACATCGTCGACCGGGCCACCCCGATCGCCATCGGCGTCATCGTCCGGCTGGTGCTCGCCGCCGGTCTCGGCCTGCTCGCCGTCGTCGCCTCGATCATCGTGTCGATCACCACTGCCCGGGCCCTGGTGCGCCAGCTGGAGCGGCTGCGCGAAGCCGCCTTCCGGCTGGCCAACGAGCGGCTGCCCAGCGTGGTCGAGCGGCTCGGCCACGGCGAGGAGGTCGACGTGGCCAAGGAGGCGCCGCCGCTGCAGTTCGGTGACGACGAGATCGGCCAGGTCGGCAAGGCCTTCAACGCGGTGCAGGAGACGGCGATCCGCACCGCGGTCGAGCAGGCCGAACTGCGCCGCAACGTCCGCGAGGTGTTCCTCAGCCTGGCCCGGCGCACCCAGGCGCTGGTGCACCGCCAGCTCACCCTGCTCGACGCGATGGAGCGGCGAGAGCAGGACGCCGAGGAGCTGGAGGACCTGTTCCGGGTCGACCACCTGGCCACCCGGATGCGGCGCAACGCGGAGAACCTGATCGTGCTCTCCGGCTCCACCCCCGGCCGCGCCTGGCGGCGCAACGTGCCGATGGTGGACGTGGTCCGCGGCGCGGTCGCGGAGGTCGAGGACTACACCCGGGTCAACGTGCTGCCGCTCGGGCCGGTGTCGCTGACCGGCCGCGCGGTCGGTGACGTCATCCACCTGCTCGCCGAGCTGATCGAGAATGGCCTGTCCTTCTCGCCGCCGCACACCACCGTCGAGGTGCGCGGGCAGATGGTGGCCAACGGCTTCGCGATCGAGATCGAGGACCGCGGCCTGGGCATGAGCGAGGAGGACCTGGCCGCCGCGAACCACCGGATCGTCGACCAGTCCGACCTCAACCTGGCCAACGCCGCTCGGCTGGGCCTGTACGTGGTGAGCCGGCTGACCGAGCGGCACGGCATCCGGGTGCAGCTGAAGGAGTCCGCCTACGGTGGCACCACCGCGGTCGTGCTGATCCCGGCCGACCTGGTCACCGCCGACGACTCCGACCCGAGTACCTCGGGCGGCTTCCCCGCCGGCGCTCCCGCCCCGACCGCGGCGCCGGCTGCCGCGGCCCCGGCCGCGCCGGCCGCCGAGCAGCCGTCCGCCCCGCTGGCGGTGCCGGTGGCGCTGGCCGAGCCGCCGGTCGTCGCCGAGCCGGTCGAGCCGGTCGAGCCGGCCCCGGTGGCCACGGCGGGCGCCGACGGCGCTGACGGCGAGTCCGGCAGCGACGGCGGTGCGGACGGGGCGCTGCCCACCCGGACCCGGGGCCGGAGCCTGCCGGCCGGCGAGGACCCGCTGCCGACCCGGGCCCGGCGCTGGTCGGAGCAGGCGGCCCTGGACGGGCCGACCTTCCCGACCGGCCTGCCGATGGCCGCCGCCCGGTCCGACGTGGACGTCACGCCGACCGGTGCCCCGGCCGGTCCGGCGCCCGCCGGCGACGCCGCCCCGGCGACCGACGGTCGCCCGGACGCCGCCGCCGGACAACCGCAACCGGCCCGGACCGACTCCGGGCTGCCCGTCCGGGTCCGGCAGGCCAACATCGTGCCCGAGCTGCGCGACGAGTCGGCCGCCCCGGACGACGACGAGGACGTGGTCCGCCCGCCCGAGCAGGTACGCCGGATGATGAGCTCCTACCAGACCGGCACCCGGCGCGGGCGTACGGACGCGGCGCGACTGCTCGGCGGGCCCGGCGCCAGGCCGGACTCCGGGCCCGACCCCGACGAGCAACAAGCGACCTGA
- a CDS encoding prenyltransferase/squalene oxidase repeat-containing protein, giving the protein MTTSELGTTASSEVAAAARELLAALALEPAGRVTASVYETGRLVTHAPWLTGHDRRLAYLLGSQRRDGGWGAPGGYALVPTASAVEALLTTLRAGGGDAAPSPTELAAAAGRGLDALDGWLADGLPLPDTPAADLIVPALVERIDAHLEWFDERPGTGPDGWAGRRLPPVDRRRLDGLGALLASGRPVPQKLQHAFEVLGPAARGRPDVAPVAGAVGASPAATAAWVGDAPDAANPAVRAYLAEAVRPHGGPVPCCTPITVFERAWTLSSLARAGVPVRPAPKLVAELAGALGPQGTPTGPGLPADADTTSVTLYALARLGHPVDPASLLRYDVGSHFCTWRGEDGRSVTTNAHVLEALGWHARHTATGAARYGDRVAALAGWLREQQRSDGRWADRWHASPYYATSCAVLALTGYAPAELAGPAVDRAVDWVVATQRPDGSWGRWSGTVEETAYALHVLLGTDRPARPGVPEAARRGLHQLATMDGRRDDPPLWHDKDLYAPVLIVRAAVLAARQLALTRSDLLGRGGAALDAPAPDDSMIRSA; this is encoded by the coding sequence GTGACCACCTCGGAGCTCGGCACCACGGCGAGCTCCGAGGTCGCCGCGGCGGCCCGGGAACTGCTCGCCGCGCTGGCCCTCGAACCGGCCGGCCGGGTCACCGCATCGGTCTACGAGACCGGGCGGCTGGTCACCCACGCGCCGTGGCTCACCGGCCACGACCGGCGGCTGGCGTACCTGCTGGGCAGCCAGCGCCGCGACGGCGGGTGGGGCGCGCCGGGCGGCTACGCCCTGGTGCCGACCGCCAGCGCGGTGGAAGCGCTGCTCACCACGCTGCGCGCCGGCGGCGGGGACGCGGCGCCGTCCCCGACCGAGCTGGCCGCGGCGGCCGGCCGTGGGCTGGACGCGCTCGACGGCTGGCTCGCCGACGGGCTGCCGCTGCCGGACACCCCGGCCGCCGACCTGATCGTGCCGGCGCTGGTCGAGCGGATCGACGCCCACCTCGAGTGGTTCGACGAGCGCCCCGGCACCGGCCCGGACGGCTGGGCCGGCCGGCGCCTGCCGCCGGTGGACCGGCGGCGGCTGGACGGCCTCGGCGCGCTGCTGGCCAGCGGCCGGCCGGTGCCACAGAAGCTCCAGCACGCATTCGAGGTGCTCGGCCCGGCCGCCCGGGGCCGGCCCGACGTCGCGCCGGTCGCCGGTGCCGTGGGCGCCTCGCCGGCCGCCACCGCCGCCTGGGTCGGCGACGCCCCGGACGCGGCGAACCCGGCCGTGCGGGCGTACCTGGCCGAGGCGGTCCGCCCGCACGGCGGTCCGGTGCCCTGCTGCACCCCGATCACGGTCTTCGAGCGGGCCTGGACGCTGAGCAGCCTGGCCCGGGCCGGCGTGCCGGTGCGGCCGGCGCCGAAGCTGGTCGCGGAGCTGGCCGGCGCGCTCGGCCCGCAGGGCACCCCGACCGGTCCGGGGCTGCCGGCCGACGCCGACACCACCTCGGTCACCCTCTACGCGCTGGCCCGGCTCGGCCACCCGGTGGACCCGGCCAGTCTGCTGCGCTACGACGTGGGCAGCCACTTCTGCACCTGGCGCGGCGAGGACGGGCGGTCGGTGACCACCAACGCGCACGTGCTGGAGGCGCTGGGCTGGCACGCCCGGCACACCGCCACCGGCGCCGCCCGGTACGGCGACCGGGTCGCCGCGCTGGCCGGCTGGCTGCGCGAGCAGCAGCGGTCCGACGGACGGTGGGCCGACCGCTGGCACGCCTCGCCGTACTACGCCACGTCCTGCGCGGTGCTGGCGCTGACCGGGTACGCCCCGGCCGAGCTGGCCGGGCCGGCGGTGGACCGGGCGGTGGACTGGGTGGTGGCCACCCAGCGGCCGGACGGGTCGTGGGGGCGCTGGAGCGGCACCGTGGAGGAGACCGCGTACGCGCTGCACGTGCTGCTCGGCACCGACCGCCCGGCGCGGCCGGGGGTGCCGGAGGCGGCCCGCCGGGGCCTGCACCAGCTGGCCACGATGGACGGCCGCCGGGACGATCCGCCACTGTGGCACGACAAGGACCTCTACGCTCCGGTGCTGATCGTCCGGGCGGCCGTGCTCGCGGCCCGGCAGCTCGCGCTCACCAGATCGGACCTGCTCGGGCGGGGTGGGGCGGCGCTGGACGCGCCCGCGCCGGACGATTCCATGATCAGGAGCGCTTGA
- a CDS encoding terpene synthase family protein has protein sequence MSPQPTSPPYDGGDQIALAAEQGRICALAAKGQRDLAERAAAYPELFPPRPFDPALFGNVAMAIAFGAPWCDLDQLRITNRAVLWGFAVDWQVDYVAKSRDEIDRLAANCLAVADGAAPAADDPLGRFLAELRDELAAVPAYRTHAPVWRAELRKVLDAMAREWDWKQAAGSGGLPTLDEYLDNADNLACTVVNVVHWIHSDDPVTLAHLDALVVASAEVQRILRLVNDLGTYERDLRWGDLNALLLVDDPTVVRRRIDELVGHARELLAPLRDSCPVQADYLARQIGFSSGFYRSTDFWGAL, from the coding sequence ATGAGCCCACAGCCCACGTCGCCGCCGTACGACGGTGGCGACCAGATCGCGCTGGCCGCCGAACAGGGCCGGATCTGCGCCCTCGCCGCCAAGGGGCAACGCGACCTGGCCGAGCGCGCCGCCGCGTACCCGGAACTCTTCCCGCCCCGGCCGTTCGACCCGGCGCTGTTCGGCAACGTCGCGATGGCGATCGCGTTCGGCGCCCCGTGGTGCGACCTCGACCAGCTGCGGATCACCAACCGGGCGGTGCTCTGGGGCTTCGCCGTCGACTGGCAGGTCGACTACGTCGCCAAGAGCCGGGACGAGATCGACCGGCTGGCCGCGAACTGCCTCGCGGTGGCCGACGGCGCCGCACCGGCCGCCGACGACCCGCTCGGCCGGTTCCTCGCCGAACTGCGCGACGAGCTGGCCGCCGTGCCGGCGTACCGGACCCACGCGCCGGTCTGGCGGGCCGAGCTGCGAAAGGTGCTCGACGCCATGGCGCGGGAGTGGGACTGGAAGCAGGCCGCCGGCTCCGGTGGCCTGCCCACCCTCGACGAGTACCTGGACAACGCCGACAACCTGGCCTGCACGGTGGTCAACGTCGTGCACTGGATCCACTCCGACGACCCGGTGACGCTCGCCCACCTGGACGCGCTGGTGGTGGCCAGCGCCGAGGTGCAGCGGATCCTGCGCCTGGTCAACGACCTCGGCACCTACGAGCGTGACCTGCGCTGGGGCGACCTCAACGCGCTGCTGCTGGTGGACGATCCAACCGTGGTGCGGCGGCGGATCGACGAGCTGGTCGGGCACGCCCGCGAGCTGCTGGCCCCGCTGCGGGACAGCTGCCCGGTGCAGGCCGACTACCTGGCCCGGCAGATCGGCTTCAGCAGCGGCTTCTACCGCTCCACGGACTTCTGGGGTGCGCTGTGA
- a CDS encoding cytochrome P450, with translation MGVPHTAPVHTRRADAVPLRQVVPSLLRDPAQALVEFGERSRGEVVKLNLGSFRPYLVTRPEHLQQVLREKAANYVRAGDGLQWRPLKRLFGEGILSDGEYWSNSRHILQPLFTARRIDNLVDRLAEAIEDAVDELDAPARAGQPVDMGTEQARIVCSAIMRVFFADKISVPDAMKIMQAQDAIAWSVMPRIMVPWAPLAVPMPGDRAFRRAVRLIDDTLMPIVRASRETAESDGDDIISTLWRGRTEDGSRLDERQVRNDTVAMVATTTETTISVLTWLWPHIEQDPLIAERLYEEIDRVVGDAPVRREHLRELRYTRQVLDELLRLYPIGWLFPRRAVEADVLGGVRIEAGSTLVVSPLITHRMSMFWDRPEVFDPDRFAPERARSRHRYAHFPFGGGPHQCLGMHLFYLEATLIVATLLSRYRFRLQRPAVPGIKVAAALRPLERVELTLRPVRSAAA, from the coding sequence GTGGGAGTGCCACACACCGCGCCGGTCCACACCAGACGAGCGGACGCGGTCCCACTGCGCCAGGTGGTGCCGAGCCTGCTCCGTGATCCGGCGCAGGCCCTGGTCGAGTTCGGGGAACGGTCCCGGGGCGAGGTGGTCAAACTCAACCTCGGCTCGTTCCGCCCCTACCTGGTCACCCGGCCGGAACACCTGCAGCAGGTGCTGCGGGAGAAGGCCGCCAACTACGTCCGGGCCGGCGACGGCCTCCAGTGGCGGCCGCTGAAACGGTTGTTCGGCGAGGGCATCCTCAGCGACGGCGAGTACTGGTCGAACAGCCGGCACATCCTCCAGCCGCTGTTCACCGCGCGGCGGATCGACAACCTGGTCGACCGGCTGGCCGAGGCGATCGAGGACGCGGTCGACGAGCTGGACGCACCGGCCCGCGCCGGCCAACCGGTCGACATGGGCACCGAACAGGCCCGGATCGTCTGCTCGGCGATCATGCGGGTCTTCTTCGCCGACAAGATCTCGGTGCCGGACGCCATGAAGATCATGCAGGCGCAGGACGCGATCGCCTGGTCGGTGATGCCGCGCATCATGGTGCCGTGGGCCCCGCTGGCCGTGCCGATGCCCGGTGACCGCGCGTTCCGCCGGGCCGTCCGGCTCATCGACGACACGCTGATGCCGATCGTCCGGGCCTCCCGGGAGACCGCCGAGTCCGACGGCGACGACATCATCTCCACCCTCTGGCGTGGCCGCACCGAGGACGGCAGCCGCCTCGACGAGCGCCAGGTGCGCAACGACACGGTGGCCATGGTGGCCACCACCACCGAGACCACGATCAGCGTGCTCACCTGGCTCTGGCCGCACATCGAGCAGGACCCGCTGATCGCCGAGCGGCTCTACGAGGAGATCGACCGGGTGGTCGGCGATGCCCCGGTGCGCCGGGAACACCTGCGCGAGCTGCGCTACACCCGGCAGGTGCTCGACGAGCTGCTCCGGCTCTACCCGATCGGCTGGCTCTTCCCGCGCCGGGCCGTCGAGGCCGACGTCCTCGGCGGGGTACGGATCGAGGCCGGTTCCACCCTCGTGGTGAGCCCGCTGATCACCCACCGGATGTCGATGTTCTGGGACCGGCCGGAGGTGTTCGACCCCGACCGGTTCGCCCCCGAGCGGGCCCGCAGCCGGCACCGGTACGCCCACTTCCCGTTCGGCGGCGGCCCGCACCAGTGCCTGGGCATGCACCTGTTCTACCTCGAGGCGACGCTCATCGTGGCGACCCTGCTGAGCCGCTACCGGTTCCGCCTGCAACGGCCAGCGGTGCCCGGCATCAAGGTGGCCGCCGCGCTGCGGCCGCTGGAGCGGGTCGAGCTGACCCTGCGCCCGGTGCGGAGCGCCGCGGCATGA
- a CDS encoding serine protein kinase RIO, producing MRDHDLPARERRTRGKRRFDDDEPTFLKRGRAAEPVLTDPDAEPDPDTGERWSSWDDAVHGPQPHPDWLVTELAAKDTELGVLKTGKEADVHLVRRAVPGTDRSCLLAVKRYRDAEHRMFHRDAGYLEGRRVRRSREMRAMAGRTAFGRQMIAGQWAAAEFAALARLWEIGAAHGRIAVPYPVQLRGTELMLEFLGEPEEGRAAPRLAQLRPDPAQLRDLWEQLVDALVVLARAGFAHGDLSPYNLLVHRGRLVLIDLPQVVDLVANPQGPDFLARDVRVVSAWFAARGLPAAQDPVELAGELLREAGIR from the coding sequence GTGCGCGATCACGACCTTCCGGCGCGCGAGCGCCGTACCCGCGGCAAGCGCCGCTTCGACGACGACGAACCGACCTTCCTGAAGCGCGGCCGGGCAGCCGAGCCCGTCCTCACCGACCCGGACGCCGAGCCGGACCCGGACACCGGGGAGCGGTGGTCCTCCTGGGACGACGCCGTGCACGGCCCGCAACCCCACCCGGACTGGCTGGTCACCGAACTGGCCGCCAAGGACACCGAACTCGGTGTGCTGAAGACCGGCAAGGAAGCGGACGTCCACCTGGTCCGCCGGGCGGTGCCCGGCACCGACCGGTCCTGCCTGCTGGCGGTCAAGCGCTACCGGGACGCCGAGCACCGGATGTTCCACCGCGACGCCGGCTACCTGGAGGGGCGCCGGGTCCGCCGGTCCCGGGAGATGCGGGCGATGGCCGGCCGCACCGCCTTCGGCCGGCAGATGATCGCCGGGCAGTGGGCGGCGGCTGAGTTCGCCGCGCTGGCCCGGCTCTGGGAGATCGGCGCCGCGCACGGCCGGATCGCCGTGCCGTACCCCGTCCAGCTGCGGGGCACCGAGCTGATGCTGGAGTTCCTGGGCGAGCCCGAGGAGGGGCGGGCCGCGCCCCGGCTGGCCCAGCTGCGGCCCGATCCGGCGCAGCTGCGCGACCTGTGGGAGCAGCTGGTCGACGCGCTGGTCGTGCTGGCCCGCGCCGGCTTCGCGCACGGCGACCTGTCGCCGTACAACCTGCTGGTGCACCGGGGGCGGCTGGTGCTGATCGACCTGCCCCAGGTGGTCGACCTGGTGGCCAACCCGCAGGGCCCGGACTTCCTGGCCCGGGACGTCCGGGTGGTCAGCGCCTGGTTCGCCGCGCGCGGCCTGCCCGCCGCGCAGGACCCGGTCGAGCTGGCCGGGGAGCTGCTACGCGAGGCCGGCATCCGCTGA
- a CDS encoding HAD family hydrolase produces the protein MPLLLLDLDNTLLDRAGPFRAWGERFLDGIGAPPADIDWLISMDADGLTDKWDVADAIRDRYGLRIPSIDLVEELYEGVVANVRLDPLVACALRIADDAGWVPVVVSNGTVRQQEAMIRRTGLDRFVADWVISEEAGVSKPNPRIFALAAQRVRMPLRGAWVIGDSPEADIGGATAVGLPSVWLHRGRTWTDPRFAPTRTADGLIAAVAAVLAR, from the coding sequence GTGCCGCTGCTCCTGCTGGACCTGGACAACACCCTGCTCGACCGGGCCGGCCCGTTCCGCGCCTGGGGTGAACGGTTCCTGGACGGCATCGGCGCGCCGCCGGCCGACATCGACTGGCTGATCTCCATGGACGCCGACGGACTGACCGACAAGTGGGACGTCGCCGACGCCATCCGGGACCGGTACGGGCTCCGCATCCCCTCCATCGACCTGGTCGAGGAGCTGTACGAGGGGGTGGTGGCCAACGTCCGGCTGGACCCGCTGGTCGCCTGCGCGCTGCGGATCGCCGACGACGCCGGGTGGGTGCCGGTGGTGGTCAGCAACGGCACCGTCCGCCAGCAGGAGGCGATGATCCGGCGGACCGGGCTGGACCGGTTCGTGGCCGACTGGGTGATCTCCGAAGAGGCCGGGGTCAGCAAGCCCAACCCGAGGATCTTCGCGCTGGCCGCCCAGCGGGTCCGGATGCCGCTGCGCGGCGCCTGGGTGATCGGTGACAGCCCGGAGGCGGACATCGGCGGCGCCACCGCCGTCGGCCTGCCCAGCGTCTGGCTGCACCGCGGGCGCACCTGGACGGACCCGCGGTTCGCGCCCACCCGCACGGCGGACGGCCTGATCGCCGCCGTCGCCGCCGTGCTCGCCCGCTGA